The Elaeis guineensis isolate ETL-2024a chromosome 13, EG11, whole genome shotgun sequence genome includes a region encoding these proteins:
- the LOC105032959 gene encoding uncharacterized protein codes for MTLLDSITRAAAEAESGGNLSPISKFPVVLNADDIFPQLKPDSEAPDGASLVKRVSGWKISETDAEIAELAAGFAKTLRRKLKKTRSFDQGKFLDLLNSFLRNNAEKIGLSLSSDPSDASGPDFTRAAIEKLGFLIGREVAALIAEGCVVLELWEVLESLILQGLVGHLNSINLVEKLMEKSRSELLCLFVKHVPDLRSSELLSVLKYFLSPTEVSYRSMIRVRKQWEKQGLLAIEKAAQKGIPKKVSNVAKEASILLMVAYDGFSSSELCLHYVFGSSNLDGLMLSSAISKLDGSEVLCLIRYFVKWLEKYQRFPEAGPCPSAGKVLGLKACESVPSLESVLRGLELVLDEHFLYLVLNSEFHDEMRVAEKVINSLASEADLCFPVDDIIKYLQEVKRNEDL; via the coding sequence ATGACGCTGCTCGATTCCATCACCCGGGCCGCGGCGGAGGCGGAATCCGGCGGGAACCTCTCCCCCATCTCAAAGTTTCCCGTCGTCCTCAACGCCGATGACATCTTCCCCCAGTTGAAGCCCGATTCCGAAGCCCCCGACGGCGCCTCCCTCGTCAAGCGCGTCTCCGGGTGGAAGATCTCCGAGACCGACGCCGAGATCGCTGAATTAGCTGCCGGTTTTGCTAAAACCCTCAGGCGCAAGCTTAAGAAAACCAGATCCTTTGATCAAGGCAAGTTCTTGGACCTTCTGAATTCGTTCCTGAGGAACAACGCCGAAAAGATCGGACTTTCCCTTAGTTCCGATCCATCGGACGCTTCTGGTCCCGACTTCACGCGCGCGGCGATTGAAAAGTTGGGGTTTTTGATCGGCCGCGAGGTCGCAGCGTTGATCGCGGAGGGCTGCGTCGTTCTAGAGCTGTGGGAAGTTCTTGAAAGCCTAATTCTCCAGGGCCTCGTTGGGCATCTCAACTCCATAAATCTCGTAGAGAAGCTTATGGAGAAGAGCCGATCGGAGTTGCTTTGTCTCTTCGTCAAGCATGTTCCGGACCTTCGATCCTCGGAGCTTCTCTCCGTGCTTAAATACTTCTTATCCCCTACTGAGGTGTCTTATCGTAGCATGATTAGGGTTCGGAAACAGTGGGAAAAACAAGGTCTTCTAGCTATCGAGAAGGCTGCCCAGAAGGGTATACCTAAGAAGGTATCGAATGTAGCCAAGGAAGCTTCGATTCTTCTAATGGTGGCTTATGATGGTTTCTCTTCATCGGAGCTTTGCCTGCATTATGTGTTTGGATCGTCAAATTTAGATGGTCTCATGCTGTCTTCGGCAATTTCGAAACTTGATGGGTCGGAGGTGCTGTGTTTGATTCGGTACTTTGTGAAGTGGTTGGAGAAGTACCAGAGGTTTCCGGAAGCAGGGCCTTGCCCCTCGGCAGGGAAGGTGTTGGGACTGAAGGCATGTGAGAGTGTTCCTTCGTTGGAATCAGTTCTCAGAGGATTGGAGTTGGTTTTGGATGAGCATTTCTTGTACTTGGTGTTGAATTCGGAGTTCCATGATGAGATGAGAGTGGCAGAGAAAGTTATCAATTCTTTGGCTTCGGAAGCTGACTTGTGTTTTCCAGTGGATGATATAATCAAGTATTTGCAAGAAGTGAAAAGGAATGAAGATTTGTAG